One part of the Humulus lupulus chromosome 9, drHumLupu1.1, whole genome shotgun sequence genome encodes these proteins:
- the LOC133801140 gene encoding wall-associated receptor kinase 2-like, translating to MSLMLCWGIRKRKLIMLKEKFFEQNGGLMLQQRLSSTEKGPFETTKIFTAKELEVATNNYHESRVIGEGGYGIVYKGILPNNKVVAIKKSKFGAQIVPTEQIEQFINEVILLMQINHRNVVRLLGCCLETEVPLLVYEFITNGTLFQHIHNKGNEAYTSLSWELRLKIATETAGALAYLHYETNTPIVHRDIKTMNILLDENFIAKVSDFGTSRLIPIDEDQLSTLVQGTVGYLDPEYLQTSQLTEKSDVYSFGVVLGELLTGQKAFSFDKSNNVSQVLAMSLLSLKDDDQFNKFIDDDILNDGNMEVIKEVANLTKRCLRIKGDDRPTMKEVAMELEGLRAMSKHPWMNVDHLDTEESQHLLGAKLPINPYSGYDLECGSSGATTAMYDSMQTQPILNPFDDGR from the coding sequence ATGAGCCTGATGCTATGTTGgggaataagaaaaagaaaattgatTATGCTTAAAGAGAAGTTCTTTGAACAAAATGGTGGGCTGATGTTACAACAAAGACTATCAAGTACTGAGAAAGGACCTTTTGAGACAACTAAAATCTTCACAGCGAAAGAGCTAGAAGTGGCAACAAACAATTACCATGAAAGTAGAGTCATTGGTGAAGGAGGTTATGGAATAGTTTATAAAGGAATATTGCCAAACAACAAGGTGGTCGCCATAAAAAAGTCCAAATTTGGGGCTCAAATAGTCCCAACTGAGCAAATTGAACAATTCATCAATGAGGTAATTCTGCTCATGCAAATTAACCATAGAAATGTGGTTAGGCTTTTAGGTTGTTGTCTGGAGACCGAAGTACCTCTCTTAGTTTATGAATTCATTACCAATGGAACTCTTTTTCAACATATCCACAATAAAGGCAATGAAGCATATACCTCACTTTCATGGGAATTGAGattgaagattgcaactgaaacTGCAGGAGCTTTAGCATACTTACACTATGAAACCAATACCCCAATTGTTCACAGAGATATAAAGACAATGAACATACTTTTGGATGAAAATTTCATAGCAAAGGTGTCAGATTTTGGAACGTCAAGGTTAATTCCTATAGATGAAGATCAGTTATCAACTTTGGTGCAAGGCACAGTTGGGTACTTAGACCCTGAATACTTGCAAACAAGCCAACTTACTGAAAAGAGTGACGTGTATAGCTTTGGAGTTGTTCTAGGGGAGCTATTAACAGGGCAGAAAGCCTTTTCTTTTGATAAATCAAACAATGTTAGTCAAGTCCTAGCAATGTCCCTCCTCTCTTTGAAAGATGATGATCAGTTTAACAAATTCATTGATGATGATATCCTCAATGATGGAAATATGGAGGTAATTAAAGAAGTTGCAAATCTTACAAAACGATGTTTGAGGATAAAAGGTGATGATAGACCTACCATGAAAGAAGTAGCTATGGAGCTAGAGGGATTACGAGCTATGTCAAAGCATCCATGGATGAACGTTGATCATCTAGACACTGAAGAATCTCAACATTTGCTTGGGGCAAAACTTCCAATTAATCCTTACAGTGGTTATGATCTTGAATGTGGTTCGAGTGGTGCTACAACTGCTATGTATGACAGCATGCAAACTCAACCAATATTGAATCCATTTGATGACGGGCGCTAG